The Desulfatibacillum aliphaticivorans DSM 15576 region GGCTTCCATCAAACCCTTTTACATGCGCATGAACCCGGACGGCAAAACCGTGGCTGCCATGGATGTGCTGGTGCCTCGGATCGGCGAGATCATTGGCGGCAGCCAGCGTGAGGAAAGGCTGGACATGCTCGAAGCCCGAATTAAGGAAATGGGCTTGAGCGAAGAGGAGTATTGGTGGTATCTGGATTCCCGGAGGTTCGGCACGGCGCCCCACAGCGGCTTCGGCATGGGCTTTGAGCGGGTCTTGATGATGGTCACCGGCGTTTCCAATATCAGGGACGTCATTCCTTTTCCGCGGACGCCGGGCAACGTGGAATTTTAACAGTCCCCCCTTTTGGGGAGGTTTTTACAGCAGATACAAGCCCAAACAGGGCTTTAGGAATAATCGGCTTTTCATGGGTTTTATCAAGGAGTACCGGTTCGGCGACGTCCAGGCCTTTGAGACGGGGCGCGCCTCCCGGGGGAAAACTCCCTCTTTAAGCGCCTTTTCATATCTGGCGGGCGGGGTGATGATTGACACCGGCCCCAAGCACGCCCGCAAGGAAATGCTCCAGGCGCACCGGCTATATCCGGTCAAGATGATCTGCCTGACGCATCATCATGAGGATCATAGCGGAAACGCTGCAGCCATGCGGGATCTTTGGGGCCTGGAAATCCACGGCCATCCTTTGTGCGTGGAAAAAATGGCCAATTCCTTTCCCATTTTGCCGTACCAGAAATACTTTTTCGGCAAGTCGGACCCCGTATCCATGCAAACCCTGCCCGACCGGATCGACACAGAGAATGTCAGGCTGTATCCTATCCACACCCCGGGCCATAGCAGGGATCACATTTGCTATTACGAGCCCAACCAAGGGTGGCTTTTTTCCGGGGACATGTATTTGAACGACAAGGTCCGCTACTTTCGCTCGGACGAAAGCCTGGGAGACGAAATCGTCTCTTTGCGCAAAATATTGGACCTGGACTTTGACAGCCTGTTTTGCGCCCATAACCCCCAGCCCGTCGGCGGAAAAAAACGCCTGGCCGCTAAGCTGGCCTTCCTGGAGGACGTCTACGGAAACGTGGCCGGCCTTCGCAAAAAGGGTATGGGGCCCAAGGGAATCATGCGTAAGCTGGCCATCAAGGAAAGCCTGACCACCAAACTGATCTGCATGGGCAATGTAAGCGCCCTGAATATGGTGAAATCCGCTATCGCAGCGGCCGACGCGGGAGGCCCCGAACGCATGGCCTCCTGATTTTGATGCAAGGGGGGAGTCATGAAAGCAGCCGCCGTACAAATGCGCGCCGCCCTGGGCGACGTGGAAGCCAACCTGAAATCCGCTGAAAATCTAGCCAATCAAGCCTTTTCCGCAGGCGCCGAAATAGTGATCCTGCCGGAATTCTTTCCCACGGCCATGGCCTTTCATCCAAAAATGCTTCAAGCCGCCCGGCCCCTGGACGGAGAGCCCATGGAATTGCTCAAAGGCCTGGCCAAGCAAAACAACGGCGTCGCCGGCGGTTCGTTCAACGCCATCCGCCAAGGCGAAGTTTACAACACCTTTGTCCTGGCCTTTCCGGACGGCTCGATCTTTCTCCATGACAAGGACCAGCCCACCATGTGGGAGAATTGCTATTATATCGGCGGGACGGACGACGGCGTTCTGGACACGCCCCTGGGGCCTGTGGGCGTCTCCCTGTGCTGGGAGTTCGTCCGGTCCCGCACGGCCAAACGCCTGAGGAACAAAGTACGTCTGATCGTGGGCGGCTCCTGCTGGTGGGATTTGCCCAAAGTCGCCCTGCCGGGCTTTTCTCCGGCGGTTGGCGCCAGGCTGTTGGAAATCATGCGCCAAAGCCCTCCCAAGATGGCGCGCATGGTCGGCGCTCCGGTCATCCACGCGGCCCACGCCGGGGACTTCAAAGGAAAGATGCCGCTCATGCCCGGCTTTCCCTACGAAAGCAACCTCCTGGGCCAAGCCATGATCACGGACGCCCAAGGAAAAATCCTGGCTAAAATGGATCGGGAAGAGGGCTACATCATGGCGGATATTGACCTGGATGAATACGCGGAGCCATCGGAGGAAATTCCCCAAACTTTTTGGATTCCGGATTTACCCTTGCAAATCAGGGCGGTTTGGGCGTACCAAAATAGGCACGGCCGGAGGTACTACCGGACCAAAACAAAAAAAGCGTTGGGTTTGTAATGGATACAGGAGCAGTAAAGCTATTGGTTATAGGCGCGGGCGGCTTTATCGGCGCTATCACGCGCTATTTGGTGGGCGGCTGGGTCCACAGGATTTTTCCCGGCTCCACCTTTCCTTTGGGCACCATGACCGTCAACCTGGCCGGGTGCTTTCTCATCGGCCTGGGTTGGGGCCTCATTGAAACCCGGGGGCTCTTCTCCCCCAACGTCCGGGCTTTGCTCCTGGTGGGCTTTTTGGGCAGCCTCACCACCTTTTCCACTTTCGGCTACGAAACCTTTCAACTGGCCCGCAACGGCCAGACGGTCTGGTCCATCCTGAACATCACCCTGAGCCTGGTTTTAGGCCTCATGGCGGTCATCGGCGGCAACGCCGCTTCCCGGCTGATCTGATAAGGAGGAAACATGCGCTATCCCAAAGACGGCAAACTGCTTCGGATTTTTTTGGGCGAAACCGTACAGCATAAAGGCGTCCCCCTCCACGAATGGATCGTCAAAAAAGCCCGTAAGGAAGGCCTGGCAGGCGCCACCGTGGTTAAGGGCATTCTGGGCTACGGCGCCAACAGCGTCATCCACACCGCCAAGGTGCTGCGCCTTTCCGAAGACCTGCCCGTGGTGGTGGAAATCGTGGACGAGGCCGACAAAATCGAGGCCTTCCTCAACACAATTGACGAGGTCATTAACGAGGGCATGGCCACGGTCCAAAACGCCCAGATCGTCTTTTATCGGTCCAACAAAAGCAAAGGCTGATTCGCGTCCATCATTCCAGGCGCGAAGCATTAGGCGGCGACACGAAAAGACTCCTTTGAATATTTTCAACAATTGTTGAAAACTGCATATTTGTTGAAAACCTGGATTTGCTGCGCCCACTGTCGAATTCCGTGAAAAACTCCGCTTTAAACTCCAAGAATGGAATTTGATCCGTCAATATTCAGTTTGCCAGCAATAATGCAACGGTGTTATAAGAAAATGGTCGTTTTTTTGCAGGACTCGCCGACATTTTATCCTGTTAGATCTGCTTTTTCGCCTGCCGGGAGCGCGGCCCCCAAGGTGAAATCCGTTTCAATCAAGCATCACAGTCAAGGGGGATGCACACATGAAAATACGTATTAAAGGCAATTATCCTCAGGGATTGGAAATCACAAGAGGGGAACGGGGAGTTCCTCACGTCAAGGCCAGGGACATGGCCGGAGTGTTGTGGGGCATGGGCTATTGCCACGCCATGGACAGGGGGCTGCAAATGCTGATCATGCGCATCCTGGGGCAGGGGCGCGGTTGCGAATGCCTGGACGACTCCGACGAAATGCTGGAAGTGGACCGTTTTTTTCGCCGACTGAACTGGGGCGGGCGTCTTAAAGAGCAGTGGAACCTGCTGAACGCCGAAGAACAAGGGCTGCTGACCGCCTATTGCGACGGCGTAAATGCCTACCTGAGCCGCAAAAGGCCGTTGGAATGCAGGCTGGTGGGATACAAGCCCGAAGCCTGGATTCCGGAAGATACCCTCATGATCTGTCGCATGGTGGGATACTTGACCTTGGCCCAGTCCCAGGGCGAGGTGGAACGGCTGTTTATAGAAATGGTCCAGGCCGGCGTGGACAGCGATCTTTTGGCCTCCCTGTTTCCGGTGGAGGCGGAGGAAATCGACCGGGACCTCCTGTCCAAAATCAAGCTGGGGGAGAAGCTCGTTCCCGAAGCCCTCAAGTGGCTTAGCCCGGTTCCCAGGGCCATGGCGTCCAACAACTGGGTGATTTCCGGGTTCAAGACAGCCACGGGAAACGCCATGCTTTGCAACGACCCCCACCTGGAGGTCAACAGGCTGCCCAACGTCTGGTACGAAACCACCTGCCAGTGGGGAAATCAGTACGCCATGGGCGCCAACATGCCCGGGCTTCCCGGAATTGTCATCGGCCGGAATCACAACCTTTCCTGGGGCGCCACCTATCCTTTCATGGACAACATTGATTCCTGGATCGAGGAATGCAAAGACGGCAAGCACCGGCGCGGGGACGAGTGGATGGACTTCACCGTGCGCAGGGAAGTGATCAAACGCAAGAAGCACGATCCCCTGGAACTGACCTTTTACGAAAACGATCACGGCGTGCTGGAAGGCGATCCCAACCAGGAGGGCTTTTACCTTACCACCTGTTGGGGGCCGTCCTTAAGCGGCGCCAACTCGGTCCGGGCCATCCTTAAGGTGACCAAGTCCGCCACGGTGGAGCAGGGCATGGAGGCCTTGGGCAAGCTGGAGGTGGCGTTCAACTTTGTGTTCGCCGACAACAAGGGAAACATCGGCTACCAGATGACCGGCCTGTATCCTTTGCGCAAGGAAGGCGTGAACGGATTCCTGCCTATGCCCGGCTGGGACCCGGAATACGACTGGAAAGGATTTGCCGATCCCAAGGACCTTCCCCGGGAGTACAATCCCGAATGCGGTTATATTGTCACCGCCAACCAGGATCAGAACCATCAGGGAGTCCTGGATCCCGCCAATATGCCCATGGGCGACTACCGGGCGCGGAGAATCTCCCAATTACTGGAAGAGCGGGGAAATCACGATTTTCACTCCACCAGGGCCATCCAGATGGACACATATTCCATTCAGGCCAGGGAGTTTCTGGACATACTCCTGCCTGCAGCGCCGGATTCCCGGGGCAAGTCGGTTTTGGAATCGTGGGATTGCGAATATGATTTCGACTCCCAGGCTGCGCCTTTCTTTGAAGCCTTTTATTCCGAGCTTCGCAAAAAGGTTTTCGGCGAGGCGGGAATCGGCGTGGACATTATGGTGCATTTGGAGCAGGAAACCGGGGTGTTCATTGATTTCTACCAGAACTTCGACCGCATGATGACGGACGAAAACTCCCCCTGGTACAAGGACTTCACCCGGGAGCAGGCCTTCGCCGCCGCCCTGGCCAAGGCCGAGGAAGGATACGATTGGAACAAAACCTGGAAGGACGTCAATAAGGCTATGTTGACGAATATTTTCTTCGGAGGAAAAACTCCCGCCTACCTGGGTTTCGACTACGGGCCAATTCCGCTAAGAGGAGGCCGGGCCACGCCTCATCAGGGCCAGATTTACAACAGCGGCGGCCGCCAGACCACGTTTTCCCCTTCCTTCCGCATGATCACCGACATGGGGGAAACGGTCCTCTACACCTGCATCGCAGGCGGGACAAGCGATCGGCGCTTCTCGAAATTCTACAAGGACGGCGTGGCCGACTGGCTGGAAGGCAAGTTTAAAAAATTGGAAGGCCAGCTGTCTGAATAAACTGCCAACATCGCGGCGGGCTGTCTTGCCAGCCCGCCGCATGCAAGATTTCAGGGAGCAAGCCTAAAAAATTCCACAAACAGAAGCCCGAAGAAAACGCCGAGTTCCAAATCTTTCCGTCCCCAGGCGTCTGCTACTATTCCGTCATCGAGCAAATGGGCCTGAACCGCGCCCCTTTGCCTTGCTTCGTCGGCAAATCCGAAGAATCCGCCATGTACCAATCCCTCTGGCAGGCTATGAAACAATCACTTGCAAAGTTTCTAAAATTTTGTTTTCATATCATATATCGATTTTAAAAAAACTGTTTCGGTTATCGCTTGTTTTGGCTGTGCAAGATAAGGTTGCCTATTTGGGAACTATTTTATTGACACAATACAAGGAACTATTTTATTGTGCATGTGATATCCAGGAGGACCCTCAGAGTCTTTTATGAGCAGCCCGGGCGCCAGGACGCTCAGAAGGCTTTGGACTCTTGGTATTATGAAGCTATGCATGCGAGTTGGAGTTCTTCCGCCGATATCAAAGCGCAATACCGCTCTGCGAGCATATTGAAGAGCGGGAGAGTGGTTTTTAATATCGCAGGAAACAAATATCGCCTGATAGTAACTATCAACTATGAATATCAAAAAGTCTTTGTGCGATTTGTCGGAACGCACAAGCAATATGATAGGATAAATGCAGAGACGGTGTAATATGAAACCTCGACTCATCAAAACCGAAGATGACTATAACCAAGCCTTGGCGAGGATTGATGAATTGATGGATGCTAAGATGGGCAGTCCTGAAGGGGATGAATTGGAACTCCTCTCTGCGCTGGTTGAAATGTATGAAGAAAAACACTATCCCATCAGCCTGCCTGATCCCATAGATGCTGTCATGTTTAGAATGGAGCAAGCGGGGTTATCGCAAAAAGATCTTGTTCCTTTCATTGGGAGTAAAAGCAAGGTTTCTGAAGTTTTGAACCGCAAACGCCCCTTAACTTTATCCATGATGCGTGCTCTTCATAAGGGGCTTGGTATTCCGGCCGAGGTATTGCTCAACGAACCGGCCGCTGTTTTTCCAACGGATTTTCCTGAAATTGAATGGGGACGATTTCCGATCGCCCAAATGGTCAAACAAGGATGGGTGTCCTGCAAAAAAGGCTATAAAGATAAGTCGGAAGAAATAATGCGGGCCTTCATTTTAAAAGCAGGAGGGTCCGAT contains the following coding sequences:
- a CDS encoding MBL fold metallo-hydrolase, with the protein product MGFIKEYRFGDVQAFETGRASRGKTPSLSAFSYLAGGVMIDTGPKHARKEMLQAHRLYPVKMICLTHHHEDHSGNAAAMRDLWGLEIHGHPLCVEKMANSFPILPYQKYFFGKSDPVSMQTLPDRIDTENVRLYPIHTPGHSRDHICYYEPNQGWLFSGDMYLNDKVRYFRSDESLGDEIVSLRKILDLDFDSLFCAHNPQPVGGKKRLAAKLAFLEDVYGNVAGLRKKGMGPKGIMRKLAIKESLTTKLICMGNVSALNMVKSAIAAADAGGPERMAS
- a CDS encoding carbon-nitrogen hydrolase family protein, which gives rise to MKAAAVQMRAALGDVEANLKSAENLANQAFSAGAEIVILPEFFPTAMAFHPKMLQAARPLDGEPMELLKGLAKQNNGVAGGSFNAIRQGEVYNTFVLAFPDGSIFLHDKDQPTMWENCYYIGGTDDGVLDTPLGPVGVSLCWEFVRSRTAKRLRNKVRLIVGGSCWWDLPKVALPGFSPAVGARLLEIMRQSPPKMARMVGAPVIHAAHAGDFKGKMPLMPGFPYESNLLGQAMITDAQGKILAKMDREEGYIMADIDLDEYAEPSEEIPQTFWIPDLPLQIRAVWAYQNRHGRRYYRTKTKKALGL
- the crcB gene encoding fluoride efflux transporter CrcB, with translation MDTGAVKLLVIGAGGFIGAITRYLVGGWVHRIFPGSTFPLGTMTVNLAGCFLIGLGWGLIETRGLFSPNVRALLLVGFLGSLTTFSTFGYETFQLARNGQTVWSILNITLSLVLGLMAVIGGNAASRLI
- a CDS encoding DUF190 domain-containing protein, whose protein sequence is MRYPKDGKLLRIFLGETVQHKGVPLHEWIVKKARKEGLAGATVVKGILGYGANSVIHTAKVLRLSEDLPVVVEIVDEADKIEAFLNTIDEVINEGMATVQNAQIVFYRSNKSKG
- a CDS encoding penicillin acylase family protein; the encoded protein is MKIRIKGNYPQGLEITRGERGVPHVKARDMAGVLWGMGYCHAMDRGLQMLIMRILGQGRGCECLDDSDEMLEVDRFFRRLNWGGRLKEQWNLLNAEEQGLLTAYCDGVNAYLSRKRPLECRLVGYKPEAWIPEDTLMICRMVGYLTLAQSQGEVERLFIEMVQAGVDSDLLASLFPVEAEEIDRDLLSKIKLGEKLVPEALKWLSPVPRAMASNNWVISGFKTATGNAMLCNDPHLEVNRLPNVWYETTCQWGNQYAMGANMPGLPGIVIGRNHNLSWGATYPFMDNIDSWIEECKDGKHRRGDEWMDFTVRREVIKRKKHDPLELTFYENDHGVLEGDPNQEGFYLTTCWGPSLSGANSVRAILKVTKSATVEQGMEALGKLEVAFNFVFADNKGNIGYQMTGLYPLRKEGVNGFLPMPGWDPEYDWKGFADPKDLPREYNPECGYIVTANQDQNHQGVLDPANMPMGDYRARRISQLLEERGNHDFHSTRAIQMDTYSIQAREFLDILLPAAPDSRGKSVLESWDCEYDFDSQAAPFFEAFYSELRKKVFGEAGIGVDIMVHLEQETGVFIDFYQNFDRMMTDENSPWYKDFTREQAFAAALAKAEEGYDWNKTWKDVNKAMLTNIFFGGKTPAYLGFDYGPIPLRGGRATPHQGQIYNSGGRQTTFSPSFRMITDMGETVLYTCIAGGTSDRRFSKFYKDGVADWLEGKFKKLEGQLSE
- a CDS encoding type II toxin-antitoxin system HigB family toxin, with translation MISRRTLRVFYEQPGRQDAQKALDSWYYEAMHASWSSSADIKAQYRSASILKSGRVVFNIAGNKYRLIVTINYEYQKVFVRFVGTHKQYDRINAETV